GGGAATCTGCCACAGCGGCACGTTACGGTACTCGCTCACTTCATAACTGGAGAAACCCCGGTGAATGGCCGCCACATCTGGCAAACCCGCCGCCCACAGCCGTTCAATGGCCCCGGCCCACAAAGCCAAATCTGGATTCACGGGGTTCTTGACCATGACCGGAATGTTGGTGCCGCGCAGCGCATCTGCCAATTCCTGCACCGCAAAAGGGTTTACGGTAGTGCGCGCACCAATCCAAAGCACATCAATATTATGCTTGAGCGCGATGTCAATGTGGTGCGGGCGGGCGACTTCGGTGGCCACGGGCATGCCCAGTTCCTGCCGCACTTCCTGCAGCCATTTCATGCCTTCGGTGCCAACGCCTTCAAAACTTCCGGGCTTGGAACGCGGTTTCCAGACGCCGGCCCTAAACAAATCCACGTTCAGCGCCTTTAGTTGCCGGGCGGTGTCCAGGACCTGGTCCCGTGATTCGGCGCTGCAGGGCCCGGCAATCACCAGCGGCCGGCGGCGTAGTTTGCCCAGTTGGTAAAAGTAGTTGTCTTCTTTTCTTCGTTCCATGCCTAAAAAAGTAAAGGGTACAATCCGTTTTCGGGCTCATTTCCGTAAACGAAGCCAAAAACAACTAACAACCGTTTTTACGTTATCTTTGTAGCGCTCTTAAAAATAGCAAATACTTGTATATGAATCCTGCCCCAACCGTTTCTTTTGAAGACACCGCCATTGCGTTCGCAGACAAATCTGACGCTGAGCTGTATAAGACGTATCTTTTGTTTGCGGCCATGAACAACAACTCCCTGGTGAAGATGGGCGGCGGCATGATGAAAAAAGCCCTGAGCTGGAATTTGCCGGTCAAGTTCCTGATCAAGAAAAGCATCTTTGAGCAGTTCTGCGGCGGCGAAACCATACAGGAGTGCACGCCCACCATCCACAAACTGGCGGCCTCGGGCATTGGCACCATCTTAGACTACTCCGTAGAGGGCGAAAGCAACGAAGCCAGTTTTGACCACACCATGCATGAGATCATAGCCACCATTGACATGGCCGCCAACTCGGGCCACATCCCGTTCTCGGTGTTCAAAGTGACCGGCCTGGCAGACTCAGACGTGTTGGCCAAGGCGCAGCTGGACCAGGAAATGGACGCCCAAGACAAAGCCGCCTACAGCCGGGCGCGGGCGCGGGTGAAAGCCATCTGCCAGCGGGCGTATGACAAAGGCGTGCGCGTGTTCATTGACGCCGAAGAAAGCTGGCTGCAGGAAACCATTGACCAACTCTGCTATGACATGATGGAACTCTACAACCAGGAGCGCCCCATTGTCTACAACACCTACCAACTCTACCGCCATGACCGCCTGGACGTAATCAAGCGCGATTTTGAACGGGCCCAGAAACACGGGTATTTTTTAGGCGGAAAACTGGTGCGCGGCGCTTACATGGAAAAAGAGGCGCGCGTGGCCCAGCAGAAAGGCTACCCCAACCCCATCAACCCCAGCAAACAGGCCACCGATGACCTGTACAACCAAGCCCTGAAATTCTGCGTGGCCCACGTGGACCGCATTGCCATCTGCGCCGGCACACACAATGAACAGAGCTGTTATTTACTCATGGACCTGATGGCACAGCGCGGCCTGGCCCCCAGTGATGAACGCATTTATTTCGCGCAGCTGCTGGGCATGAGTGACAACCTTTCTTACAACCTGGCGCACGCCGGGTACAAAGTGGCCAAATACGTGCCCTATGGCCCCGTAGAAGCCGTAATGCCATATTTACTGCGCCGCGCCGACGAGAACACCGCCATTGCCGGCCAGACCAGCCGCGAGTTTGGGTTGGTAAAAAAAGAACTGGACCGCCGCAAACACAAATAAACACTACATTTGTCCCTCGTTTTCCGTTTTCGGCTTCATTTTCAGAAATGAGCCCTAAAACGGAAATCGTTTGGGCAGGGCACAAAAAAAACGTCTCCCGCGCAAACCGCAGGAGACGTTTTTTTTCTTTTACCTAGTTGCGTGTGCTGCCACACGCGGCTAATTACTGAGCAGTTGTGCCAGTAGTGGTAGTAGTGGTAGTGGTAGTAGTGTCACCAGAAGTAGTAGTAGTGGTGGCAGTAGAATCACCAGTTACAGTAGCATCAGCTTCAGTAGCGTCAGTTGCTTCAGTTGTAGTTTCAGTAGTGGTTTCAGTAGTTTCAGCAGTTTTAGTTTCGCAAGAAGCGAATACGAACATACCAGCAACTAGGGCAAGAGAAAATACCTTTTTCATTTTAAGATTTTTTAAGGGTTTTAGCGTTAATTTCACCCTTAATACCACTACCCCCCGGGAGGTAACCCACCAAAACAGAAAAAAATTTTATTTTTTTAATTGGGTTACTAATCCCTTGAAACTGTATTAATTGACAAGCATGATTAGGAAGGCGCAAGAGGCCGATGCCGACATTATAGAAGGGATTTTGCGGGACGACGAGGCAGCCTTGGGTAGGTTGTACAAGCTCCACTTCCCCACGGTGCTGTTCTTTGTGCAAAGCAACAGCGGCACCGAGGACGACGCCAAGGACATTTTTCAGGAGGCCGTGATTGTCTTCTATGAAAAACTCAAGGCGGGACAGCTGGAACTCAACTGCCAGATCAAGACGTACCTCTACTCCATCTGCCGCAGGCTCTGGCTCAAGCGTTTGTCGCGCAGCAGCCGGTTCAGCAGCGGCCTGGTAGAAGACACAGAGGCTGAACTGACGCCCGTGGAAGAGGAAACCGACCAGGCCGAGGAAAACGAACTCAAGTTCTCCGCCATGGGCTCTGCCCTGGAGAAACTGGGCGAGCCCTGCAAAACTTTGTTGGAGGACTTCTATATAAGGAGCATGGGCATGCCCGAGATCACCGAGAAGTTTGGCTACACCAATGCAGACTCGGCCAAAAACCAGAAGTACAAATGCCTCATGCGTCTGAAGAAACTATTTTTCTCAGATTACAACGGCTTGTCATAAAGCCATTACCCACACCCGGGAGGGTGAACCTATATGAGTGACAGGGAATTATTTGAATTACTAGAGCGCTACCACCAACGCCAGGTGACGTCTGCAGAGCGGCAAGCCCTGGAGGCCCGCATGGCCGAGGATCCTATGTTCGCGCAGCGGGTGCAGGAGTTTCAGATGCTCACGTCCACGCTGCACGGTTTTGGCAAGCAGAAAGCCCTGCGGGCGAAACTCAACGCCTTCCACCAGGAATGGAAAGCCTCTGCCCCGGCAGTGGCCCCCGCGCCAGTAAGGCGCCGCACCCCCGTGCAGGTGTTCATGAAGCGGTACGCCGCCACCATGGGCGTGGCCGCCACGGTAGCCATTGTCACGGTATTCAGCAGCTTGCTAGGCATGGAGATGTGGCGTTCGGCTACCAAACAGCAGACAGCCCGTTACGTGGAACTCAGACGCGAAGTAGACGCCCTAAAGCGCAAGCAGAACGCCTTGTTACAGACACCCAACACCTCGCCTAAAAATCAGGTGAATCCGGGTCAGTTCAGCGGCACCGGCTTTGTACTCACCGCAGACGGTTATTTTGTGACCAGCTACCACGTGATTGAAGGCGCAGATTCTTTGATGATTGAAAACAAGAACGGCACCAAGTACAAGGTAGAGGAAATCTACTCAGACCAAATCAGAGACCTGGCCTTGCTGCGCGTGACAGACACCTCGTTCTCCGGTTTCGGTAAACTGCCTTATTCCTTTAAAGCCAAAGAGACAGACTTAGGCGAACGCGTGTTTACCTTGGGTTACCCCAGAGAAGACGTGGTGTTTGGCGAAGGTACCTTGAGCTCCAAGTCTGGGGTGTACGGTGACACCGCCTCTTACCAGATTTCCATTCCGTTGAACCCGGGCAACAGCGGCGGCCCGCTGCTAGATGACAAAGGCAACATGATTGGCGTGATCAGCGGCAAACTGCTGGGCGTAGACGGGGCGGCCTTCGCGGTGAAGACGGCCTATCTGCTGAACCTGCTGGACCAATTGCCTGACCACCGCCTGCCGCAGCCTATTGAATTGCCCAAGGTGAATACCTTAACCGGCACCACCCGCCCCCAGCAATTAAAGAAACTCCAGGACTTTGTTTACATGGTGAAAGTGTATAATTGATAGGCCCTTTTTCCAACTTAATCAAGAAAAGCCCACGATCTGCATCGTGGGCTTTTCTTTTAGATTCACTTTGGAGGGCGCTGTAACTAATACAGATTGTTTGCGTTTATCTAATCTCAAAACTGGCAGAGCATCGTCAGGTTCTGTATTTGCATTTACTATTATGTTACACTTACTCAACATTAAACAACGAACTATGGAAAATCAAACTGGTAACACCGGCAATTCACGCATGATGACAGGTATGTTCAGAGACAGAGAAAGTGCAGAACGCGCTTACAACGCTCTCCACAGCCGTGGCTACAGCAAAGATGATGTGAACGTGATCATGAGCGATGATGCTCGTAAGCGCCACTTCGCAGACAACGTAGACAATGACACCGAACTAGGAAGCAAAGCCCTTGAAGGTGCTGGCGCTGGTTCTGCCATTGGTGGTACGTTAGGTGCTATTGTAGGAGCCATTGCTGCTATTGGTACTTCTGTTGCCTTGCCAGGTTTAGGCTTGATCATTGCCGGTCCGTTGGCTGCTGGTTTAGCTGGTGCCGGTGCAGGTGGCTTGACAGGTGGTTTGCTTGGAGCCCTGGTAGGTTCCGGTATTCCTGAAGAGCGTGCCCAGGTATATGAGTCTGGAATCAAAGAAGGTAACATTGTAATGGGCGTGACCCCACGTTCTGAAGATGATGCTACCTATTTTGAAAACGAGTGGCGCACCAACCGTGGTGAGCATATCTACAGATAGTAGAAACTCCCAATAAATAGAAAAGCCCGGTCTCTACATTAGAGGCCGGGCTTTTTTGCGTTCTGCTTTCTGTAAATTTTTAGAGTCAGTATTTAGATTTCCGTTTTCGGGCTCATTTCCAGAAATGAGCCCGAAAACGGAAAATCAATCTGGCTTAATTCAACTCCAGCCTAATGGGCAAGGTCATCTTCACGGGCACGGCGCGGCCGTTCTGGATGCCGGGCTTCCAGCGGGGCATTTTACTCACCACGCGTATAGCCTCCTCTTCAGTACCGAAGCCCAGGCCTTTCAACACTTCTATCTGGGCTATATCGCCGGAAGGCATTACCACAAAACTCAGTACCACCGTTCCTTCAATGCCTTGGCTTAAGGCCGCTCTGGGGTATTTAATGTTTTTGCTGATGTAACTCATCAATTTCTGTAAGCCACCCTCATATTCTGGCATCTGTTCTACTACAGTGAAAATTGAAGGCGCAGGTTCTGCGGTTCCCTCCCCACCTCCAGTGCCTGAGCCGGTGCCATCATTGGGCATGGGATTTCCGCCCTGGCCCGGCTCTTCTCCAGTAAAAGTGGTGTGCCCAGAGTGGGCGGTCTGCAGTTGTTCCTGGGTGGGGATCTCATCTGTGACTACTTTTGATTCCTCCACCACTTTGGGCACTGTATTTTTTATGGTACTCACTTTAGGCTCGGGCGCGGCCTCCGGCTGGGTAGTGGCTGGTTTCACTTCCTTTAGTTTTTCCATGACCACCGTCACCATGAGCGTGGTGTCTTTTGAAGCCACGGTAGAGATTTTAGCATCGCCTTTGAAAATCTTGCCAATGGCGGTGGGCACACTGAACAGCAGCACAAAGAACCCCACTGCCAACAAGATGGCTTGCCCCAAGTGTTTTTTGTACAGCAGTCTGAGTTGGTAGGCGCCGTAGGCTTTGTTGCGGTGCTCAAACACAATGTCATTTAAGGTAGGCTGAAGAGCAATGGCGGTAGCGGTAGTTGGTTTCATGGCAGTGTTGGTTAGAGGTAGAGAAGGTTGCTTTCCCCTATGATGCGCGCGCCACATTTTTTCCATAAACCTTTGTAATAATTTTAGGCGCCGGGCTACTTATGAAAAGTCAGGGCTTCTGGTAAAAATCAGAACAAAAGACACTTACCGGCTGTTATACCTTTGTTTGGCAAGAAAAATTATCTAGCGCCGGGCTGCGTGCCGCATTATCTGGCTTTTATAAATAAATTGGCACGCGGTACACCTTAGATTGGCTTGTTTTCGTTAGAAGCAATAAGCCCCGCAGAAATCAGGCATTACTTTTGCATCTTTACCCATTGACTTTATCTTCACTCCCATATGTTCTCATTCAAAACTAAACTAGTGGCTTACGGTACCGCGGCATCTGTGGTATTTGGCGTTGCGTCTTACAAGCTCCTGGAGAAGGACGGCGTGCCCCGTGACCAGAAAAACGAAGTGCTCACCAAGGTGCTCATGCAGGGCCTGAGCTCGGCGCACTACTCCCCGGAGAAGTTGGATGATGACTTTTCAAAGAAAGCCTTCGCGCTGTACCTGGAGCGCCTGGATTCCAATAAAAAATTCCTGCTGCAGTCTGACGTGGACCAACTAAAGGCCTACCAAACCCAGCTGGACGATGAGTTCAAGAACGGTTCTTTCAAGTTCTTTGACTTGTCTATGACCTTGTTCCAGAAACGCCTGAAAGAGGCCGAAAGCTATTACAAAGAAGTGCTGGCCAAGCCGTTTGAGTTTGACAAAGACGAAACCATTGAGGTGAAGTCTGAGAAACTCAAATTCGCCACGTCGCAGGCCGCCTTGAAAGAGGAATGGCGCAAATACCTCAAGTACCAGACTTTGATAAGGGTGGCAGACGCCCTGGACACCCAGCAGAAAGCTGACACCGCCGGCAATAAAGAGCCGAAGAAAACCCAGTCGGTGATGGAAGCCGATGCCCGCAAGAAAATTCAGGAAAGCTATGATGAGCTGTTCAAGCGCATGGGCCAGCTGGAGAAAGAAGACTGGCGCTCCACGTACCTGAACTCCTTCGCCAATATCTATGACCCGCACACAGAATACTTCGCGCCCAAAGAGAAAGAAGATTTTGATTTTGAGTTCTCTGGCCGCTTAGAAGGAATTGGCGCTGTGCTAACTGAGAAAGACGGTGTAATTAAAGTTTCTGAAATCACCCCGGGAAGCCCTTCGTACATGCAAGGTGAACTGAAAGCCGGCGACGCTATCTTGAAAGTGGCCCAAGGCGACCAGGAACCCGTGGACATTCAAGGCATGCGCCTGGACAAAGCCGTGACCTTGGTAAGAGGCAAAAAAGGCACCGAAGTACGCCTGCACGTGAAGAAAATTGACGGCACGCAAAAAGTTATCTCCATCATTAGAGACGTGGTGGTGCGCGAGGAAGGGTATGCCAAATCTTTGCTGATCAAAGGACCAAAACCTATTGGTTACATTCACCTGCCCGCTTTTTACGCCGACTTTAAAAACGCCGGTGGCCGCAACAGTGGCAAAGACGTAGCTGATGAAGTGGCCAAACTGAAACAGGAAAACGCTCAGGGCATCATTCTTGACCTTCGCAACAACGGTGGTGGTTCGCTGCAAGATGTGGTGGAAATGGTGGGCTTGTTCATTAAATCTGGTCCGGTGGTGCAGGTAAAATCAGCGAACGGCCCGGCGGCTGTGCTGGAAGACCGTGATCCGCAGGTGCAGTTTACCGGTCCTTTGGTGGTGTTGGTGAACGAGAACAGCGCCTCGGCGTCTGAAATTATGGCTGCGGCTATTCAAGACTACAAGCGCGGCGTGATTGTGGGCTCGTCTACCTACGGAAAAGGAACCGTGCAACAGTTCTTTGACCTGGACCAGGTATTGCCTGCCACCTTTGACGCCGTGAAACCATTGGGCCATTTGAAATTGACGACTCAGAAGTACTATAGAATCAGCGGCAAAACGGTGCAGCTGCGCGGCGTAACGCCAGACATTATTCTGCCAGACACTTACACGTACCTGAAATACGGCGAGAAAGAGCAGGATTACGCGTTGCCTTTTGATGAGATTCAGGCCGCCAAATTCTCTGCGGTGAACACCATGCCCATTGAGAAACTGAAAGCCTCTGCTTCTACCAGAATCCAGAAAAGCCCAACGTTCTCCTTGATCAACCAAACCGCCCTTAACCTGAAGACCAGAACAGACAACACGCTTCGGTCTTTGAAGTTAAGCACGTACCAGGAGGAGGAACGCAAAGCCCAGGCGCAGTCTAAGAAACTGGAAGACGCCCGCAAGATGGTGCCATTGCTGGATATGGCTACGCTGAAATCTGACGTGAGCAAACTATCCGCCGACACCGCTGCCTCTGCCCGCTTCCAGGCCTTCACCCGTAATGCCAAGAAAGACCTGTACCTGCAAGAAGCCGTTGCCATCATCAAAGACGGTTTATAAACCTTGCTGATTTGTAAAAAAGAGAAGGGCCGCTACCATGTAGTGGCCCTTCTCTTTTTAGGTGAATAGTAGTTGGCCTTTTCTTGGAATAAGAACCTGTTAGGTAGGAAAGATTGGCTGACATCTGTTTTCGGGCTCATTTGCAGAAACGAGCCCGAAAACCGAAATCGGGGAAGACCTCAAAGGGTTCAAAAACAAGTGAGGTCTTTTGCATTAACTGTCTCTTAGGTAGCGTAGTTATACTATAACGATGCTACATTTCTGATAAAACCAGATTCCTGTTTTCGGGCTCATTTCTGGAAATGAGCCCGAAAACAGAATTGGCGCAAAGGCTTCCCTAGCTTGATTTTTTCATGGCAAGAATTCTATTCAACTAAAAAAGGCCTGCAGTTTGCAGGCCTTTTTTAGTTGAAACGGTAGTAGTTTTTAGAACCTTACCCGCATGCTGGCTTCAATTTGAGAATCGGGTCTTTCACCGTTCACTTGCTTGTTGAGGTCAAAGGCGCCCAGCAGCTGGAAGTTGTTGCTAATGTTTACGCCCGCGTTCAGGTTCCAGACAGAGACATCATCAAACTGCCCTCTGTAAATAGCGCCGGCCGTGAGAAACCCGAAGTTGGCCTGCGCCCCGTACTGGAGTTTACTTTTGCCGTCTTTGAAAGGTTTGTCATAGAAAACCGAAGGCGTGATGCTGGCTTGGCTGGTGATCTCAAACCGATAGCCCGCCGTTAAAAATAATTCCCGGGGATTTTCGCGCTCAGCATTCTCCAGCAGATTGAAGTTTGGTTCCAGCAAACTGGCGAAGGTGGCACCAGCGTAGAAATTCCGCACGTTCAGCCAAAGCCCTACATCCACATCAGGCCTTAAATCGCTGTCATGGCCTACCAACCCCAGTTCATCTTCCGGGTGGGGCATTTCGCTTAAGTCAACGTTCATGTATTTGGCAGACAGCCGCGTGCCAATGGCCAGGCTGCTCCTGTTGCCAAACTTGAACCGTTTGGTGTAGGTTAAGCCCAACTGCCCCAGCCAGAACTGGTCAAATTGGTCATAGAGCATGTGCACGCCAATTCCGTTGCGGGTGGTGTCACCCACGTGGCCGTGGTAATAGGCAATAAACGCCAAGGGCGCCGTGGAGGTGGTACCACCCGGCAAGGCATTTAAGTGGCCGTTAATCCCAAACTCACGGCGCCCTTCTGCCCCGGCAAAGGCTGGGTTCAAAAAGAAATAATTCTGGTGGTACAACCTGGGAATGCTCACGCCCCGTTGCTCAATGATACTTTGCCCCTGGGAAACCCCCGCTACGAATAAAAGAGCAGCGGCAATGGCTATCTGTTTGAAATTCATGGTGCCTGATCAAAAATAAATTCGGTGAATATACGGCATTTTTGTGCTGTGGATACGCCCGCTGCGCTAGTAGTTTTGGCTATCTTATAACGTAGCAGCGGTAAACAGGTTAAACAGCACCAAACCAAAGTTAATAGCCCATGGCCGTATCATCGCCGCGTGGGTCAGCGCCCCCTTCCAGCCGGCCGTCTGGCAAGCGCAGAATGCCGTCTACCTTGCCAATTGAGCCTCGGTTACGGAGTTGGTGCCCTTTCTGCTGCAGTGCCTCGCGCACCTGCGCAGATAAGGCTTTCGCCTCTGGCTGAATTAAGTCTGGCAACCACTGGTGGTGGAACCGCGGGGCGCTCACGGCCGCCTGCATGGTCATGCCATGGTCCACCACATTCATCACCGCCTGAAACACCGAAGTGATAATAGTGGCGCCGCCGGGCGTGCCTACCACCATGAACAGCTTTCCGTCCTTTTCCAGAATGGTGGGCGTCATGGAACTGAGCATGCGCTTGCCGGGGGCAATAGCGTTGGCCTCACCGCCAATCAGGCCAAACATGTTGGGCACGCCGGGCTTCGCACTGAAATCATCCATCTCATTGTTGAGGAGAAATCCCGCGCCCTCCACCACTACATTGGAGCCATAATCACCGTTCAAAGTAGTAGTCACCGAAGCCGCATTTCCCCACTGGTCCACTATGGAATAATGGGTGGTTTGGTCGCTCTCTTTTCTGGCTAATCCTCCGGCCAAGACCTGGGCAGATGGCGTGGCTTTTTCCATGGACACCGTGGTCATGCGATTTTTGAGATAGTTGGCGTCCAGCAAGCTGCCCACAGGCACCTTGAAGAAATCTGGGTCACCCAAATACGTGGAACGGTCGGCGTACACTCTTCGCTCTGCCTCTACTATCAGGTGCGCGGTGTTGGTGGTTTGCCAGCCCCAGGTTTTGAGGTCATAGGGTTCCACCATTTTAAGTAACTGTATTAAGGCAATACCGCCGCTGGAGGGCGGAGGCATGGAAATCACTTTGTAGCCGCGGTACGTGCCGGTTATGGGCGCGCGCCACACAGCTTGATAGTCTTTCAGGTCTTGGTGCGTAATGATGCCGCCGCCGCGCTTCATTTCTTTCACTAATAAATCAGCAGTCTCTCCTTCATAGAAACCTGCGCGGCCTTTGTCTCTGATTCTTTCCAGCACCCTGGCCAATTCTGGCAGAAACAGCGTGTCCCCTTTTTTCCAGGGAATGTCTCTTTCCAGCACCGTTTTATGCTTGTTTGCTTTCTGTAGTTCTGCTTTGGTGCCGTTGAGTCCGCGGGCTTCGCGTTCTGTGAGGATTACACCGTTGCGCGCCAGGTCAATGGCGGGTTGCACCACCTGGTCCCAAGGCAATTTGCCCAGTTTCTGGTGCATAGTCACCATGCCGTCTACCGCGCCCGGCACCCCGGCAGCCAAATGACCCAAAATGCTTAAATCTGGAATCACATTGCCCTGCGCGTCTAAGTACATATTTTTGGTGGCCGCCGCCGGGCCGCGCTCGCGGTAGTCTAAAGACCCTATTTCACCGGTGGCCGTTCTGTACACCAGAAATCCGCCGCCGCCAATGTTGCCCGCAATGGGATACGCCACGGCCAACGCCAGCCCGGTGGCCGCAGCAGCATCATAGGCGTTGCCGCCTTTCTGTAAAATGGCCAGGCCAAGGCGCGTGGCGTCTGGGTGCGCGCTTACCACCATGCCCTTGCTTCCCAGCACGCCTCGGTCTGCAGCAGTGGAGGACGCCGCCTGCCGGTCACTGGTGGTACAGCCAGCCAATACTACCAACAAAGCTAAAAAGGAAGAAAACAGTGGTTTCATGCGGAGGATAGGTAACGTGTATGAATGCGGAAAAAGTTATTTAGAAGCGGCTAAAGTAATGCATTATTCCACTAATAAAAAAAGCCCGCCAAATGAGTTTAGCGGGCTTTTAGCTATAGGATTGCTAAAGTTTTAAAATAAGGGACTTTCATCTAAAAGTATTTCTGTTTTCGGGCTCAATTCTGGAAATGAGCCCGAAAACAGAAAGGCTAGGATTAGTTTTTCACGATTCTGGCGTAAAACGTTTTTCCGTCTACCTCAACCACCACCAGGTACAACCCGGCCGCGGCCCCCTGAAGTTTGGCAGAGACCTGGCCAGAAACAGCACGCACCGACCCGTTGAACGTTCCCAGCACCTGCCCTTGCACCGAACGCAGGCTTAGCTTCAGGTTCTTGTGGGCCAGTTCTGCCGGCAACTGCAACTGCACCGCACCTTGCGTAGGATTCGGAAACAGCTGTAGGCCACCGTGCTTGGCTTCGTTTCTCAAGCCTAACGGATTCACCAGGCTAAACCGCGCCATCACCGGCAAGTGGTCTGAGGTGGTGCTGGCATACACATCTGGTGAGGCAGCCCCCACTATAGCATACGGAATCACAATTCTGGCCGAGTTCTCAATAAAGAAGCCCTCCAATTCATTGGAATATAAGATGTGGTCAATCACGTTCTCACGGGTGATGTAGGTGCGAAGACCCGCCTGGCTCAACGGCAAGGTGGCGAATCTATAATTGGCTGCATCACTGGCGAACGGTTGGTACGTAGAGACCCGCGTCGCCACATCGGCCACGGTTTCGTCTATGTCATCGTTGTAATCACCTAACATAATAATGCTGGCGTTGGGGAAATAACGGTCCAGAGAATCTTTGAGCACGCGCACGTCATCTAAGCGGCGGTTGTAGGCTACCAAGGCTTCTTCTGGCGTGGCGCCGTCGTTGGCTTTGGCGTGAATGTTAATGAGGTGCAGGCGCTTGGTCACGCCGTTGATGGTGGCGTCTACCTCCAACAGATACGGGTAGCGCCCGCTGGCCCAGAAGTTGTTGATGTTGGTGGTGCCCGTCAACAAATACTTGCGTTGCACTTCAGTGACCGTGGCTTTCTTGTAAAAGTAGGCGACTTCCTGCGTGTTGTTGGAATACGTGGAGACAAACCCTTCATAGTCTGGCAACAGGGCTTTTAACTCATTGAAGGCCGCGGCGTTGGAAATTTCCTGGAACGCGTACACATCTGCGTCAATGGCCTCTATCACTTTTTTCACGTTGGCTCTCTGCAGCGCGTCATCAGACGGGCCCTGGCTAGCCGACCCAAACCACTCAATGTTCCAGGTGACCACGTCAAAAGTATTGTCTTTGCTCAGCACGGCGGCCGTTAAATAACCCAACTGTTGGTTCAGGTTGCTGGCCGTGAATGTCACTCGACCGGTGTACGCCTGGTTGTTGACCTGTATCGCGGTGAACCGGACGATGACGTTAGCCGTGGCGGCCTCGGTTTGGGTGAAAGTCAGCGTCTGCGCGAAATCTGTACCGTTTTTGGAGATCTGGAAAGGCGCGGCCATAGAAACGGTCAGGTCTGAATACAAACCCTCGGTGGTGAACGTAAAGGTTTTGTCTGCCGAAGCTCCCACTGCCAACGTCCCGAAATCTGCGTCTGAGAGCGGCGTAAGGTTGGTGATCAAGGTTGCCAGCGGCGGCGTGGTGGAATTGGAAACCTCAAAGTCATCTAAGGTCCAGCGCGGCGCGGCGGTTATGGTGGAGGCATAGACAAACGCCACGTGCACGTTGTTGCCCTTGAAACGGGTAAGATCCAGGTTTCTGGTTTGGGT
This region of Rufibacter sp. LB8 genomic DNA includes:
- a CDS encoding bifunctional 3-deoxy-7-phosphoheptulonate synthase/chorismate mutase type II, whose product is MERRKEDNYFYQLGKLRRRPLVIAGPCSAESRDQVLDTARQLKALNVDLFRAGVWKPRSKPGSFEGVGTEGMKWLQEVRQELGMPVATEVARPHHIDIALKHNIDVLWIGARTTVNPFAVQELADALRGTNIPVMVKNPVNPDLALWAGAIERLWAAGLPDVAAIHRGFSSYEVSEYRNVPLWQIPIQLKGQYPFLPIIVDPSHIGGKPDLIFPIAQKALDLDFEGLMIETHPNPAEALSDADQQITPARLGEILDKLQVRSVPDLAFITRTEDLRQKIDRADREIVEALARRMRIVEQIGEDKRQNNIAVLQPERWKSIFETRKQWAKQMNVNPDFAAQLYELIHLESIRVQTEIVQQQVTDAKPQLKLPF
- a CDS encoding proline dehydrogenase family protein, whose product is MNPAPTVSFEDTAIAFADKSDAELYKTYLLFAAMNNNSLVKMGGGMMKKALSWNLPVKFLIKKSIFEQFCGGETIQECTPTIHKLAASGIGTILDYSVEGESNEASFDHTMHEIIATIDMAANSGHIPFSVFKVTGLADSDVLAKAQLDQEMDAQDKAAYSRARARVKAICQRAYDKGVRVFIDAEESWLQETIDQLCYDMMELYNQERPIVYNTYQLYRHDRLDVIKRDFERAQKHGYFLGGKLVRGAYMEKEARVAQQKGYPNPINPSKQATDDLYNQALKFCVAHVDRIAICAGTHNEQSCYLLMDLMAQRGLAPSDERIYFAQLLGMSDNLSYNLAHAGYKVAKYVPYGPVEAVMPYLLRRADENTAIAGQTSREFGLVKKELDRRKHK
- a CDS encoding RNA polymerase sigma factor, producing the protein MIRKAQEADADIIEGILRDDEAALGRLYKLHFPTVLFFVQSNSGTEDDAKDIFQEAVIVFYEKLKAGQLELNCQIKTYLYSICRRLWLKRLSRSSRFSSGLVEDTEAELTPVEEETDQAEENELKFSAMGSALEKLGEPCKTLLEDFYIRSMGMPEITEKFGYTNADSAKNQKYKCLMRLKKLFFSDYNGLS
- a CDS encoding serine protease, whose translation is MSDRELFELLERYHQRQVTSAERQALEARMAEDPMFAQRVQEFQMLTSTLHGFGKQKALRAKLNAFHQEWKASAPAVAPAPVRRRTPVQVFMKRYAATMGVAATVAIVTVFSSLLGMEMWRSATKQQTARYVELRREVDALKRKQNALLQTPNTSPKNQVNPGQFSGTGFVLTADGYFVTSYHVIEGADSLMIENKNGTKYKVEEIYSDQIRDLALLRVTDTSFSGFGKLPYSFKAKETDLGERVFTLGYPREDVVFGEGTLSSKSGVYGDTASYQISIPLNPGNSGGPLLDDKGNMIGVISGKLLGVDGAAFAVKTAYLLNLLDQLPDHRLPQPIELPKVNTLTGTTRPQQLKKLQDFVYMVKVYN
- a CDS encoding energy transducer TonB → MKPTTATAIALQPTLNDIVFEHRNKAYGAYQLRLLYKKHLGQAILLAVGFFVLLFSVPTAIGKIFKGDAKISTVASKDTTLMVTVVMEKLKEVKPATTQPEAAPEPKVSTIKNTVPKVVEESKVVTDEIPTQEQLQTAHSGHTTFTGEEPGQGGNPMPNDGTGSGTGGGEGTAEPAPSIFTVVEQMPEYEGGLQKLMSYISKNIKYPRAALSQGIEGTVVLSFVVMPSGDIAQIEVLKGLGFGTEEEAIRVVSKMPRWKPGIQNGRAVPVKMTLPIRLELN
- a CDS encoding carboxy terminal-processing peptidase yields the protein MFSFKTKLVAYGTAASVVFGVASYKLLEKDGVPRDQKNEVLTKVLMQGLSSAHYSPEKLDDDFSKKAFALYLERLDSNKKFLLQSDVDQLKAYQTQLDDEFKNGSFKFFDLSMTLFQKRLKEAESYYKEVLAKPFEFDKDETIEVKSEKLKFATSQAALKEEWRKYLKYQTLIRVADALDTQQKADTAGNKEPKKTQSVMEADARKKIQESYDELFKRMGQLEKEDWRSTYLNSFANIYDPHTEYFAPKEKEDFDFEFSGRLEGIGAVLTEKDGVIKVSEITPGSPSYMQGELKAGDAILKVAQGDQEPVDIQGMRLDKAVTLVRGKKGTEVRLHVKKIDGTQKVISIIRDVVVREEGYAKSLLIKGPKPIGYIHLPAFYADFKNAGGRNSGKDVADEVAKLKQENAQGIILDLRNNGGGSLQDVVEMVGLFIKSGPVVQVKSANGPAAVLEDRDPQVQFTGPLVVLVNENSASASEIMAAAIQDYKRGVIVGSSTYGKGTVQQFFDLDQVLPATFDAVKPLGHLKLTTQKYYRISGKTVQLRGVTPDIILPDTYTYLKYGEKEQDYALPFDEIQAAKFSAVNTMPIEKLKASASTRIQKSPTFSLINQTALNLKTRTDNTLRSLKLSTYQEEERKAQAQSKKLEDARKMVPLLDMATLKSDVSKLSADTAASARFQAFTRNAKKDLYLQEAVAIIKDGL